The following coding sequences lie in one Niabella agricola genomic window:
- a CDS encoding glycine cleavage system protein H, whose translation MEALIPDLWQLEDMEDNVVKERRYTRDHEWVDFYETHLTTGVSWFKLIGIRKIDKISFVKPFTGFRREGEPLAVIICNDYQITAHMPVDGYIVKVNETLDGAQLLNTPESEGWIAVITPWEKEHNTRLLPESAYSQKYKRRSV comes from the coding sequence TTGGAGGCGCTCATCCCCGATCTTTGGCAGCTTGAAGATATGGAGGATAATGTAGTTAAAGAACGCAGGTATACCCGGGATCACGAATGGGTCGATTTCTATGAAACCCACCTGACAACAGGTGTCAGCTGGTTTAAATTGATCGGAATCCGGAAAATAGATAAAATTTCATTCGTAAAACCTTTTACAGGTTTCAGGCGGGAAGGAGAACCGCTGGCGGTCATTATCTGTAATGATTACCAGATAACGGCACATATGCCGGTGGATGGGTATATTGTTAAAGTAAATGAGACACTCGATGGTGCGCAGTTATTAAACACCCCTGAAAGCGAGGGCTGGATTGCAGTAATAACGCCCTGGGAGAAAGAACATAATACGAGGTTGTTACCGGAAAGCGCGTACAGTCAAAAATATAAAAGAAGATCTGTATGA
- a CDS encoding Crp/Fnr family transcriptional regulator, with protein MSIKGVFPIEQWNFGSNSIFSGLCLDDLDLLMRHQLEQVYKKGEIIFREGMLAQGIFYIMNGVVKKFKGNNHNKEQIFYVANAGELIGYHSVLSGDRYFDSAAALEESKIIFIPKEDFLNTLQSSKDLSGRLLKILSHEFAVLVNGLSLISQKPVRERLALQLIVLREKYKVDFQPGMPVVINMSREDLANLVGTATENAIRILTEFKEEGILETTGRKIFIHDVAKLIKIADYK; from the coding sequence GTGAGTATAAAGGGCGTTTTTCCAATAGAACAATGGAATTTCGGAAGTAATTCGATCTTTTCCGGTTTGTGTTTAGACGACCTGGACCTCTTGATGAGGCACCAGCTGGAACAAGTTTATAAAAAAGGAGAAATCATTTTCAGAGAAGGCATGCTTGCGCAGGGGATTTTTTATATTATGAACGGGGTGGTGAAAAAGTTTAAGGGGAATAACCATAACAAAGAACAAATCTTTTACGTTGCTAATGCCGGGGAACTGATTGGGTATCATTCTGTACTTTCCGGGGACCGTTATTTCGATTCTGCGGCGGCCCTGGAAGAAAGCAAAATTATTTTTATACCGAAGGAAGATTTTCTAAATACGTTGCAATCTTCGAAAGATCTGAGTGGCAGATTATTGAAAATCCTTAGCCATGAGTTCGCGGTACTCGTAAACGGGTTAAGCCTCATTAGCCAAAAACCGGTCAGAGAACGCCTTGCGCTTCAACTGATCGTATTGCGGGAAAAATACAAAGTGGATTTTCAGCCCGGCATGCCGGTAGTCATTAATATGAGCCGTGAAGACCTTGCAAACCTCGTTGGCACCGCCACGGAGAACGCTATACGGATATTAACCGAATTTAAAGAAGAAGGGATTCTTGAAACAACAGGCCGGAAAATATTTATTCACGATGTGGCCAAATTAATCAAGATTGCGGATTACAAATAA
- a CDS encoding DUF6496 domain-containing protein, producing MAKYSKKAGDKVEKTMHEMKKGELKSGSGKKVTSRRQAIAIGLSEARKEGAKVPKKASSKKTQKA from the coding sequence ATGGCAAAGTATTCGAAAAAAGCAGGTGATAAAGTTGAAAAAACCATGCATGAAATGAAAAAAGGCGAACTGAAAAGCGGCAGCGGCAAAAAAGTAACCAGTCGCAGACAGGCCATTGCCATTGGTTTGTCGGAAGCCCGGAAAGAAGGCGCGAAGGTTCCGAAAAAAGCCAGCAGCAAAAAGACTCAAAAAGCCTGA
- a CDS encoding low affinity iron permease family protein, producing MKKKKINFFEQLAARITYWAGSFAAFGFAFATVLTWLVLGPVFHYSDTWQLVINTGTTIITFLMVFLIQKTQNKDSRATQLKLDELIAASKEASNRMVNVEDLTEDELEVLHRYYQRLSGKINEHRSRHNASSAGTSAQVQETGTASKTGAGEQQPEAQ from the coding sequence ATGAAAAAAAAGAAAATTAATTTTTTTGAACAGCTTGCAGCCCGCATTACTTATTGGGCCGGAAGTTTTGCGGCATTTGGCTTTGCCTTTGCCACGGTATTGACCTGGCTGGTATTGGGACCGGTGTTTCATTACTCCGACACCTGGCAACTGGTGATCAATACGGGTACAACCATTATCACGTTCCTGATGGTGTTCCTGATCCAAAAGACACAGAATAAAGATTCAAGGGCTACGCAGCTGAAGCTGGATGAATTGATTGCGGCCAGCAAGGAAGCCAGCAACCGTATGGTAAACGTTGAGGATCTTACAGAGGATGAGCTGGAAGTATTACACCGGTACTATCAACGGCTATCGGGTAAAATCAATGAGCACAGGAGCCGGCACAATGCGTCATCAGCGGGTACTTCGGCTCAGGTACAGGAAACCGGTACGGCTTCAAAAACCGGAGCCGGGGAACAGCAGCCGGAAGCACAGTAG